The genomic DNA TGCTTCAGTGTGGTTTGTTATTTAATTTGTTATTTAGATTTTTATCTAAGATTTGTGTCTGTGTTAACAATTTTTCGGCGTTGCTTACCCATTGAGTTTTACCCTGTTTTTGATACAGATTTTTGGCATATTCTAATACTTTAATTGCTTCTGTATATTGTTTATTTTGGACAAATATTAATCCTGCTCCATAGTAAGCATCTGCATAGTTAGATTTAGCATCTACTGATTTTCTGAATGCGTCTAATGCTTGGTTAAATTTACCCTGTTTATACAAAATTAACCCAATATTATAATAAGCTTCTGCATATCTAGGATTTATAGTTATGGCTTGATTAAATGCTGCTTTTGCTGGTTCTATTTTTCCTGTTTGTAGATAGGAAATTCCTAAATGATAAGCTGATTCAGGGGAATTTGGACTATATTTGATAGCTGCTTGAAAAGAGGCGATCGCCCCATTCCAATCTCTTTGTATTTCTTTTACCAACCCTAAATTATAATGAGCAAAACCTAATTGCGGATCTAATTTTAATGCCAGTTGTAAATACTCAATTGCTAACTGTAAATTACTTCCTTCCAATAATGCCCCACCTAAATTGGCAAAGGCTGGTGCAAACTGTGGATCAGCTTGTGTTGCTTGATAAAATGCGTCTGCTGCTGGTTGTAATTGTCCCGCTTGTCGCAGTGCTAGACCTAAATTATAATGGGCTGGTGCTAGTGTGGGGTCTAATTTTGTAGCTTGACGAAAAGCGGCGATCGCATCTTCTATTTTTCCCCCTTGAATAGCCTGTAAACCCTGATTTAAAGATTCTAAGGCTATTTGACGAGAATTTTGAGCCAGTAGTAAAGAAGGTGGAGAAATAGAAAAAACTGGTTTAATATGTATATCTAGTAGCAGGAAAGTAACAATTGCAATTAGAGAATGTTTTTTAAATGATATAGTCATAAATTAACCTGGTGATTGTATCACTTAACTCTTACGATAAACTACAAAGATTTTAACTACCAGTAGTAATAGTAAATTGTTCATTCTCTTTCCCAGTCTCTGACTGGGAATGTTTTTTAGAAGGTTCTACCTTCCGAGACGCAAAGATCGGTAAGTTATTTCAATGACTCATATTTTCATTCAATTGGCGAATGATTCGAGATAATTCACGAATAATATTCACTGCTATTTCTGGGGTTTCTTCAATAGCATCGTAAAGTTGCTCTTGGGTAAGTTCTAAACATTCACAAGATTCTAAAGTAGTAATAGAAGCAGAACGGGGCTGAGTATCAAATACTGCCATTTCTCCAAAGTATTTTCCTCTTTCTACCTCCGCCAATGTTTTATCTCCAATGTGTACTTTTACTCTACCAGATACAATAATATAGAGCGATCGCCCTTCTTCTCCTTGCTTGAAAATACTATGATTAGTCGGATAAGATAACTCATTCATTACGGAAGCAAGTCTGACGACAAAATCATCTCGTAATTCATTAAAAATAGGGACACGACGGACAAATAATAAACGGTCAACACTGGTAAGCATAATTACTGAGTAAAAATATAACTTTACAACATGATCAAACGGAAATCAACCAGGTTTGAGGGTGTCGGATAATAATATAGCAGGTGACAGGGAACAGATGCTACACCACGGTGACAGAGCTAGAAGCCTTTCATGATCTAAGTCTTGGGTTTACTTGATGTCTTAACAGCCTTATCCGTTGCTATAAATAATATACTTGGTTTTGTCCTCTTAACTGTTACTAATCACCCCAGAGAAAACGTGTATAATTTATTTCTAAACATGGAAACTACTTTTCAAGTCAAGAAACTAATAATACTTTACCTTTGTTGACTTTGTAGTTACAAACTATGGTAATTGCAGTTCTCAAAAAACTTCAGATTTATTTAGCATCTATAAATAATACACAAATTTATCCAGTTTATTCCCTGTAACAATGATTAACCCAGAATAGTTATTTTTATTTTTACTCCTACGTAAATTTATGTTGACTAAAGTTTAAAATTTACTATCAATTTTGATATAATAACTTGATAACACTGAGTATCAAAATAAACTCAAGGCATAAATAATATATAAGTGTATCTGATTTAAGAAATAATTTTTACTCAGACTATAAACCAAATAATTTAAAATTTCCGATCAAAAAAATTCTACCAAAATCAGTATTTGTATGTACTTCCTAGCAGATCATGTTCAGATAGAAATTTATCATCATTCGCACAACCAGATTATCCATAAAACTCAAATTCATAACCATAAATCGTCAAATTTTGATCAGATAAATAATTTTTTACCCATTGAATTAAGTGAAGGATATTTTCATCTGAGCAAACCAGAAAAAATCCCCACATCTGTTCACTTATTCAGTCAAACAACCACAGATAATACAGTTGATGCAGATACCAATAGTGGTAATAGTTTAAGAACTGAACCAAACAACCCAGAGGAAAAACCATTTACACCACAAAAATTACCCTTAGTTTTAGAAAAGAAAAAAACCAAGCCACCATCATCTCCAGGTATTACCATGTTAACCCCTTCAGCCTATGGTAAATCTTGGGGTAGAGCTTCCATTGGTGTAGGTGTGCAATCTCGCGCTCGCTTTACTGACGCAGCAGATGGAGCTTTAGGAGTTGGTTTTGGTTTAGGTGATGCCAAAAAAGCAGTAGGTTTAGATATAAATATTGGTGTTGTTGATATCTCATCCTTTGAAGATGGAAATATTAGTTTCAAATTACATCGTCAACTTCCAGAAGACTTTGCTATAGCTGTTGGTGTCAAAAACTTCATAACTTTCGGCAATACCGATGGGGGTAATTCTGGTTATGGGGTAGTTACGAAACTATTTCGTTTACAAGATAGTGAAGAGAAACTTTTTAGTCGTTTATATGTATCCGCTGGAGTTGGTGGTGGACAATTTCGTTCTGAATCAGATATTAGAAATCAAATTGATGCAGTTGGTGTTTTTGGCAGTGTAGCCTTAAAAGTTGTGAAACCTGTAAATGCCATTGTGGAATGGAGTGGACAAGATTTAGGCATAGGTGTATCTGTTGCTCCATTTAAAAATATTCCCTTAGTCATTACCCCAGGATTGAGTGATATCACTGGTAATGCTGGAGATGGGACACGCTTTATCTTAGGAATTGGTTACAGTATTTCTTTTTAAAAATTATTGCGGGTGAGTTGTCATTGAATTAGTTAATCAGCAAATTTTAGGATTAAGAAGATGAAATTTAAGCAGTTCATATCTATTTTTTTATCAGTAGTTTTAACTCTATTTCTCTGGGAATCGGTTCAAGCTCAAACAGGCAATCAATCAGATATTACTAATATTGATACCCAGGAATTTATTAATCCTGATACGAATACAACAATAGAAAATCGCACCATTGTTAATGAGCCAGAATTTAACAATACCTTTTTAGATACAACACCAGAAGAAGGGATTGAACAGTTTGAGGAATTGCAAGCAGTAGAATATAGCCAATATTTGGGAACTCCATTATTTGGAGAAATTAGTTCACATGAAGAAATTGGTGATCAGTTAAATAAATTGGCAAAGTTAACAGGAAGAAATGCGGCCATTCTCTATGTGACTTCTCTAGAAGATAAACTTAGCCTGATTTTAGTCCCTCCCAAACCAGCAGAAAAAGATTTATTGAATGAAAACAAAAACTTAAAAACAAAGCCTCAACTTTTTGCACAGAATAATCAGTATAAAGTAGGTGAAGTTGTTAGAGAAATTGTAGTAGAAGCTAATAGTAGTGAGATAGAAAAAAATGCTAAAGAATTTCGTTCTCAAGTCACTAATTCTCGAAGTAATACCTACTTTAATAGTGCGAATAAACTTTATAACTGGATTATTAAACCTATAGAACCAGCACTAGAATTAAATAAAATTCATACTATTGTATTTTGTCTAGATAGTGGTTTGCGTACTCTTCCTGTTGCTGCTTTATATGATGGAGAAAAGTTTCTGATTGAAAAATATAGTGTAGGGTTAATACCTAGTTTTAGCCTTACAGATACTCGTTATGTTCCCATAGTTAAATCGGATATTCTCGCTTTAGGAATATCTCAAAGTACAGAAGGCCAAGAACCTTTACCATCTGTACCATTAGAAATACAAACTGTTAGTAAAGAAATTTGGCCTAATCGAGGTCAAACATTATTAAATCAAGAATCTACCCTAGAAAATCTTGAATCTTTGAGTCGTCAGAAACATTTTGGGATTCTTCACTTAGCGACCCATGGTGATTTTAAACCGGGAAGTATAAATAACTCTTACATTCAACTTTGGAATCAAAAACTTCGTGTAGATCAGATCAAAAATATTTCTAGGGAACTAGGATGGCAAAAAGATCCTAAAGTAGAAATGTTAGTGTTAAGTGCTTGCAGAACTGCTGTAGGTAGTAATGAGGCAGAATTAGGATTTTCTGGTTTATCAGTGCAAGCAGGTGTAAAATCTGTTTTAGGGAGTTTATGGTATGTCAGTGATCAAGGTTCTTTAGCATTAATGACCAAATTTTACGAGCAGTTAAATATTAATGGTCTGCGGTCAGAATCTCTTAGACAAGCTCAGTTAGCAATGTTGACGCAAAAGGTACGCATAACAGATAAAGAATTATATTTATCTACGGAAAAAGCTATTCCTCTGCCTCCAGAACTGAATAACTTGGGTACAATTAACCTATCTCATCCATACTATTGGTCTGCTTTTACAATGGTAGGTAATTGGAATTAAAATTTTATTCCTGAGTCAACTGTAATTAGTTAGTTTCTTCTTATTTCCTGAAAAATGTCTTTGAAATGGTGCTTTAGAGCTATTTTCCTATCCTTGGGTTTATGGTTATTCTTGGATCTAGCTTCTCATCTAGGTGCGGAAATTCTTTGGTTTCAAGAAGTAAGTTATTTGCCAACATTTCTGGTGCGTTTAATAACCAAATGTGCTTTGTGGGTAGGTGTTGTTAGTGTCAGTTTAGGCTATTTATTGGGTAATTTAGCTTTAGCAGAACGTTGGAAATATCCCTATTTTTTGAAAAGTGAACCAGCTAGATCCCAGGATACAGGACTGAGTAAAGAAATAGCGGCTTTTTTGAGTCCTCAGTATGACAAAAATAACGGTAAATCTTTACTTGAAGGTGGTAATAAAAGCATTAAATTACCATGGTTATTACCTATAACTCTATGTTTAAGTTTTTTATTAGGATTGATGGTAACTCATTATGGATTAGTTGCTACCAGTTATTGGCAAGGACAAATTAATCAGGTTAGTTCACCATTTACAATTTTATTTAGACCTGAGATAGTTGGGAATTTAAGTATTAAGATCATTTCCCAACCACAATATATTTGTTTAGCTGTGGTGATGATGATCGCACTGTTGATATATTATCGGTTTTTTCTGTGGGCGATCGCTGTTGTTTTTAGTCTCGGTTTTGGGTGGATGATATCTAAAAATTGGGACAAGTTATTATTATATTTTCACTCTCAACCTTTCAATAGTACAGAACCTTTATTTAGTAAAGATATCAGTTTTTATATTTTTTCTCTTCCGCTGTGGGAATTATTAGCTTTTTGGCTGATAGGTTTAAGTTTTTATGCTTTTGTTTCCGTTGCACTGACCTATCTTTTATCGGGAGATAGCCTCAGCCAAGGGATTTATCTTGGGCTTTCTGCACCACAGAAACGTCATTTATTCGGGTTAGGTGGCGGCTTAATGTTAATGGTAGCTTTTAGTTACTGGCTAAGTCGTTATGAACTGGTTTATTCTCCCCGTGGTGTGAGTTTTGGAGCTAGTTTTACCGATGTCATGGCAGAATTACCAACTGATACAATTTTATGTGTTTTAGCTGTAGCGATCGCCTTTTATTTATTATCGCAAACTTTATTTTTTAAACCCAAATCTAAACATCATCAATGGATAATCTCTGGTATTGGTATCTATCTGATGTTAACCATTGCTGGTGATTTTATTATTCCTGTTATTGTCCAATCTTTAATAGTTCAACCCAATGAATTACAAAGAGAAACACCTTATATAAAAAGAACTATTGCCCTCACTCGACAAGCATTTGATTTACAAGCAATTGAGGCTAAAACCTTTAACCCCAAAGGAAAATTAACACAAGCAGATATTGAAGCTAATGATTTGACAATTCGGAATATTCGCCTCTGGGATCAAAAACCTCTCTTAAAAACTAACCGTCAATTACAACAAATTCGTCCTTATTATCGCTTTCCTGATGCAGACATTGATCGCTATATTATTAATACCGAACCCAAGCAAAAAACTAACCTAACCACAGAAAAAAGACAAGTATTAATTGCCGCCAGAGAATTAGATTATAATGCCGTACCTGAACAAGCGAAAACATGGGTAAACCGCAATTTTGTTTATACCCACGGTTATGGTTTTACCATGAGTCCTGTAAATACAGTTGCTCCTGGTGGTTTACCTGAATATTTTGTCAAAGATATTAGTGGTAATGGTAGTGCTTTAACTACTTCTAGTGCAGAAATTAGGGCAAGTATTCCTATTGGTGAACCACGCATTTATTATGGAGAAATTGCCAATACTCATGTGATGACTGGAACAAAAGTTAAAGAATTAGATTATCCCAGTGGTAGCGATAATGTGTATACAACTTATGATGGAAAAGGGGGAATTAGAATCGGTTCATTGTGGCGAAGATGGCTATTTTCCACGTATTTAAAAGATTGGCGGATGATATTTACCAGGGATTTCTTACCACAAACAAAAATATTATTTCGACGCAATATTCAAGAAAGAATTAGAGAGATTGCTCCTTTTTTGAAATTTGATAGTGAACCTTATTTGGTCACCGCTGATACTCACCCTAATCCTGGACAGGAAAAATTTCCCGACAATAAAAATTATTTGTATTGGATAGTAGATGCTTATACAATTAGCGATCGCTATCCTTACTCAGATCAAAATAATGAAGGCATAAATTACATTCGTAACTCCGTTAAAGTTGTTATTGATGCTTATAACGGCACAGTTAAATTTTATGTAGCAGAACCCAAAGATCCCTTAATTAATGCCTGGTCACAAATCTTCCCGGAAATGTTTCAACCCCTGGCACAAATGCCAGCAAATTTGCGTAGTCATATCCGCTATCCAGTAGACTTTTTCAAAATCCAAGCAGAACGGTTAATGATTTACCATATTACCAACCCACAGGTATTTTATAACCGAGAAGATCAATGGCAAATTCCCAACGAAATCTATGGCACAGAATCCCGTGAACTTGAACCTTATTATTTAATCACCAGTCTTCCTGATGTTGATTTTGAAGAATTTATCTTATTACTACCCTACACACCCAAACAAAGAACAAACCTAACCGCCTGGTTAGCAGCACGTTCCGATGGGGAGAACTACGGTAAATTATTATTATATAACTTTCCTAAAGAAAGATTGATTTATGGGCCTGAACAAATCGAAGCTAGAATTAATCAAGATCCAGTAATTTCCCAACAAATATCCTTATGGAATCGTCAAGGTTCAAGAGCAATTCAAGGTAATTTGTTAATTGTTCCCATTAAACAATCTTTGTTATATGTTGAACCAATTTATTTAGAAGCAACACAAAATAGTTTACCAACTTTAGTTAGAGTTGTAGTAGCCTATGAAAATCGCATTGTGATGGCACAAACTTTAGAACAAGCATTAGAGGGAATATTTAAACCAGAAGTCACACCAGCACCGGCTATTATTCGTCCAGTGGAAGAAGAGGAAATCCCACCAATTTAGTCTTTAATTTCATGTTTAATTTTGTTGTATCAATTCATGAAATGATAAATTATATTACACAGTCAACAGATATAAATGGAATAAATTTATCATCAAAATTAAATCCAAAACACAGAAGTGAATTAGGTCAATTTCTCACTCCTGCAAAAATTGCTAGATTTATGGCAGGACAATTTAATAATTTATCTGGTCATATTAGGTTACTTGATCCTGGTGCTGGTGTTGGGTCTTTAACTGCTGCTTTCGTAGAACAACTATTGCTAAATTCCCATCAAATTGAGAGTTGTTTACTCACAGCTTATGAAATAGAATCAACCTTTTTATCATCTTTAGAAAAATGTCTGATTGAATGTTGTCAAGCCTTGCAGAACAAAGGGATTACAGCCGATTATTGTTTACGCAATGAAAGCTTTGTTAATAGTATAAAAGCCAATAATTTACCTCTTTTTACTCATTATTCCCAAAGTTTCACCCATGCAATTCTCAATCCACCATACAAAAAAATTAACAACCAATCAATTGAGAAAAAACATTTATTAAAACAGGGAATTGAAACAGTAAATTTATATAGTGCTTTTGTTTGGCTGACCATGTTACAGCTTGTAGAAAATGGTGAAATAGTGGCAATTACCCCTAGAAGTTTCTGTAATGGTGCTTACTATCGTCCATTTCGTCAAGCCTTTTTACAAAAAATGGCACTACAAAAAATTCATGTTTTTGATAGTCGTTATTTAGTATTTGCAGAAGATAATATCATTCAAGAAAATCTAATTTATCATGCTATCAAAAAAGAAAATAAAGATAAAATCATCACAATTAGTATTAATTCAGAAACAGAATTAGATCAAATTTCAGAAATGAGAATTGTTCCCTATCATCAAATTATAGAAAACAATGATAGTGAGAATTTTATCCATATCATCACCAACTCTTTAGCA from Okeanomitos corallinicola TIOX110 includes the following:
- a CDS encoding tetratricopeptide repeat protein → MTISFKKHSLIAIVTFLLLDIHIKPVFSISPPSLLLAQNSRQIALESLNQGLQAIQGGKIEDAIAAFRQATKLDPTLAPAHYNLGLALRQAGQLQPAADAFYQATQADPQFAPAFANLGGALLEGSNLQLAIEYLQLALKLDPQLGFAHYNLGLVKEIQRDWNGAIASFQAAIKYSPNSPESAYHLGISYLQTGKIEPAKAAFNQAITINPRYAEAYYNIGLILYKQGKFNQALDAFRKSVDAKSNYADAYYGAGLIFVQNKQYTEAIKVLEYAKNLYQKQGKTQWVSNAEKLLTQTQILDKNLNNKLNNKPH
- a CDS encoding CHAT domain-containing protein, whose translation is MKFKQFISIFLSVVLTLFLWESVQAQTGNQSDITNIDTQEFINPDTNTTIENRTIVNEPEFNNTFLDTTPEEGIEQFEELQAVEYSQYLGTPLFGEISSHEEIGDQLNKLAKLTGRNAAILYVTSLEDKLSLILVPPKPAEKDLLNENKNLKTKPQLFAQNNQYKVGEVVREIVVEANSSEIEKNAKEFRSQVTNSRSNTYFNSANKLYNWIIKPIEPALELNKIHTIVFCLDSGLRTLPVAALYDGEKFLIEKYSVGLIPSFSLTDTRYVPIVKSDILALGISQSTEGQEPLPSVPLEIQTVSKEIWPNRGQTLLNQESTLENLESLSRQKHFGILHLATHGDFKPGSINNSYIQLWNQKLRVDQIKNISRELGWQKDPKVEMLVLSACRTAVGSNEAELGFSGLSVQAGVKSVLGSLWYVSDQGSLALMTKFYEQLNINGLRSESLRQAQLAMLTQKVRITDKELYLSTEKAIPLPPELNNLGTINLSHPYYWSAFTMVGNWN
- a CDS encoding UPF0182 family protein, producing the protein MSLKWCFRAIFLSLGLWLFLDLASHLGAEILWFQEVSYLPTFLVRLITKCALWVGVVSVSLGYLLGNLALAERWKYPYFLKSEPARSQDTGLSKEIAAFLSPQYDKNNGKSLLEGGNKSIKLPWLLPITLCLSFLLGLMVTHYGLVATSYWQGQINQVSSPFTILFRPEIVGNLSIKIISQPQYICLAVVMMIALLIYYRFFLWAIAVVFSLGFGWMISKNWDKLLLYFHSQPFNSTEPLFSKDISFYIFSLPLWELLAFWLIGLSFYAFVSVALTYLLSGDSLSQGIYLGLSAPQKRHLFGLGGGLMLMVAFSYWLSRYELVYSPRGVSFGASFTDVMAELPTDTILCVLAVAIAFYLLSQTLFFKPKSKHHQWIISGIGIYLMLTIAGDFIIPVIVQSLIVQPNELQRETPYIKRTIALTRQAFDLQAIEAKTFNPKGKLTQADIEANDLTIRNIRLWDQKPLLKTNRQLQQIRPYYRFPDADIDRYIINTEPKQKTNLTTEKRQVLIAARELDYNAVPEQAKTWVNRNFVYTHGYGFTMSPVNTVAPGGLPEYFVKDISGNGSALTTSSAEIRASIPIGEPRIYYGEIANTHVMTGTKVKELDYPSGSDNVYTTYDGKGGIRIGSLWRRWLFSTYLKDWRMIFTRDFLPQTKILFRRNIQERIREIAPFLKFDSEPYLVTADTHPNPGQEKFPDNKNYLYWIVDAYTISDRYPYSDQNNEGINYIRNSVKVVIDAYNGTVKFYVAEPKDPLINAWSQIFPEMFQPLAQMPANLRSHIRYPVDFFKIQAERLMIYHITNPQVFYNREDQWQIPNEIYGTESRELEPYYLITSLPDVDFEEFILLLPYTPKQRTNLTAWLAARSDGENYGKLLLYNFPKERLIYGPEQIEARINQDPVISQQISLWNRQGSRAIQGNLLIVPIKQSLLYVEPIYLEATQNSLPTLVRVVVAYENRIVMAQTLEQALEGIFKPEVTPAPAIIRPVEEEEIPPI
- a CDS encoding cyclic nucleotide-binding domain-containing protein, producing MLTSVDRLLFVRRVPIFNELRDDFVVRLASVMNELSYPTNHSIFKQGEEGRSLYIIVSGRVKVHIGDKTLAEVERGKYFGEMAVFDTQPRSASITTLESCECLELTQEQLYDAIEETPEIAVNIIRELSRIIRQLNENMSH